One window of the Synechococcus sp. CC9311 genome contains the following:
- a CDS encoding PfkB family carbohydrate kinase, with protein sequence MASLHADLTLAVVGHLEWVNFLAVNALPAPGQISRAHRSLEEPAGAGAVVAVQLARLTGQRVAFFTALGKDEIGERSEARLLELGVIPIVAWRDQPTRRGISLVDHSSDRAITVIGERLTPVANDPLPWEHLADCDGVFVSATDPQGLRLARAAKVLTATPRLRLPVLQEAGVSLDALIGSNLDPAESIEEDALTPAPTLRIATEGEKGGILIPGGRFEAQPLPGLLAETYGCGDSFAAGVTAGLAAGFAITDAIKLGAQCGATCATHFGPYA encoded by the coding sequence ATGGCATCACTTCACGCTGATCTCACTCTTGCTGTTGTTGGACACCTCGAATGGGTTAATTTCCTTGCCGTTAATGCGTTGCCTGCGCCTGGGCAGATCAGCCGTGCCCATCGCTCGCTAGAAGAGCCAGCTGGAGCCGGAGCTGTCGTGGCTGTTCAACTGGCCAGGCTTACAGGGCAAAGAGTGGCCTTCTTCACGGCACTCGGGAAGGATGAAATCGGCGAGCGAAGCGAAGCCCGCCTGCTTGAGTTGGGTGTCATACCAATCGTTGCCTGGCGTGACCAACCCACCAGACGCGGAATCAGCTTGGTTGATCACAGCAGCGATCGGGCGATCACAGTGATCGGAGAGCGACTAACGCCGGTCGCCAATGATCCATTGCCCTGGGAGCATCTCGCCGATTGCGATGGGGTGTTCGTCTCAGCAACCGATCCGCAGGGGCTAAGGCTGGCACGAGCAGCCAAAGTTCTAACGGCAACGCCACGCCTTCGTTTACCGGTTCTTCAAGAGGCAGGTGTCAGTCTCGATGCCTTGATCGGCAGCAATTTGGATCCAGCAGAGTCCATCGAAGAGGATGCACTCACCCCAGCGCCAACCTTGCGGATCGCCACGGAAGGAGAGAAGGGAGGGATTCTCATTCCAGGTGGTCGATTTGAAGCCCAACCTCTCCCTGGCCTCCTCGCAGAAACCTACGGATGCGGCGACAGCTTTGCAGCTGGAGTAACAGCCGGACTCGCTGCAGGATTTGCCATCACTGACGCGATCAAGCTTGGAGCCCAGTGCGGAGCGACCTGTGCAACACACTTTGGTCCTTACGCCTGA